A single genomic interval of Nonomuraea rubra harbors:
- a CDS encoding aldose epimerase family protein has product MIFGTLPSGQQVERVELSSGRLRAEVLTYGAIIRTLEVSGVNVVLGLDTLDDYRTRSRYFGAVVGRYGNRIANARFTLDGVEFALPANNGPNCLHGGVEGFDSKVWTIAERTGSSVTLTLTSPDGDQGFPGTLTASVTYTLADDALRIDYTAESDAPTVVNLTNHSYFNLKGGGDVLDHVVQMEAEHYLPVDDDKIPTGEAAPVKGTPFDFTEPHTVDERYDGAYDHCFVLDGGAIKVTGGELTMEVTTTEPGVQFYAGGMLDGVATPFGPFAGLCLETQHYPDAPNQPQFPSTVLRPGERRASTTTYRFI; this is encoded by the coding sequence ATGATCTTCGGAACGCTGCCATCGGGCCAGCAGGTCGAGCGCGTAGAGCTGTCATCGGGACGGCTGCGCGCCGAGGTGCTCACCTACGGCGCCATCATCCGCACGCTGGAGGTGTCCGGGGTCAACGTCGTGCTCGGGCTGGACACGCTCGACGACTACCGCACCCGCAGCCGCTACTTCGGCGCCGTCGTCGGCCGGTACGGCAACCGCATCGCCAACGCCCGCTTCACCCTGGACGGCGTCGAGTTCGCCCTGCCGGCCAACAACGGCCCCAACTGCCTGCACGGCGGCGTCGAGGGCTTCGACAGCAAGGTATGGACGATCGCCGAGCGCACCGGCTCGTCGGTGACGCTGACGCTGACCAGCCCCGACGGCGACCAGGGCTTCCCCGGCACGCTGACCGCCTCGGTCACGTACACGCTGGCCGACGACGCCCTGCGCATCGACTACACCGCCGAGTCCGACGCGCCGACCGTGGTCAACCTGACCAACCACTCCTACTTCAACCTCAAGGGCGGCGGCGACGTGCTCGACCACGTCGTCCAGATGGAGGCCGAGCACTACCTGCCGGTGGACGACGACAAGATCCCCACGGGCGAGGCCGCGCCGGTCAAGGGCACGCCGTTCGACTTCACCGAGCCGCACACGGTCGACGAGCGGTACGACGGCGCCTACGACCACTGCTTCGTCCTGGACGGCGGCGCCATCAAGGTGACGGGGGGCGAGCTGACCATGGAGGTCACGACCACCGAGCCGGGCGTGCAGTTCTACGCCGGCGGCATGCTGGACGGGGTCGCGACGCCGTTCGGGCCGTTCGCCGGGCTGTGCCTGGAGACGCAGCACTACCCCGACGCGCCGAACCAGCCGCAGTTCCCGTCCACGGTGCTGCGGCCGGGTGAGCGCCGCGCGTCCACCACGACGTACCGGTTCATCTGA
- a CDS encoding IclR family transcriptional regulator codes for MSMEQPPLVKSAERTVRILETLAESHDHLTLSELQQRTGFPRSSLHALMRTLVELNWVETDSARSAFGIGPHALLTGTAYLDKDPALPFAQDCLEDLRDEIGQTVHFARRDGAHVLYLATRESREADHIIPRVGRRLPAHVTALGQVLLAQLTDDEVEALLPAPLTALTEHTITDLTKLTGELDQVRTRGWSYEREQGTPGVACVAVAVDYRIPATDAISCSMPAALAPADVEQITEAIIKHTRKLAATLRREGIR; via the coding sequence ATGAGCATGGAGCAGCCCCCGCTGGTCAAGTCCGCGGAGCGGACCGTACGCATCCTGGAGACGCTCGCCGAGTCGCACGACCACCTGACCCTGTCGGAGCTCCAGCAACGGACCGGCTTCCCCCGCAGCAGCCTGCACGCCCTCATGCGCACGCTGGTGGAGCTCAACTGGGTCGAGACCGACTCGGCCAGGTCGGCGTTCGGCATCGGGCCGCACGCGTTGCTGACCGGCACGGCGTACCTCGACAAGGATCCCGCACTCCCCTTCGCCCAGGACTGCCTCGAGGACCTGCGGGACGAGATCGGGCAGACCGTACATTTCGCCCGGCGTGACGGCGCGCACGTCCTCTACCTGGCCACCAGGGAGTCGCGAGAGGCCGACCACATCATCCCCCGGGTGGGCAGGAGGCTGCCCGCCCACGTCACCGCGCTCGGCCAGGTCCTGCTCGCCCAGCTCACCGATGACGAGGTCGAGGCGCTGCTGCCCGCGCCGCTGACAGCGCTCACCGAGCACACCATCACCGACCTCACCAAGCTGACAGGCGAGCTCGACCAGGTACGCACCCGCGGCTGGTCGTACGAGCGGGAGCAGGGCACGCCGGGCGTGGCCTGCGTGGCCGTCGCGGTCGACTACCGCATCCCGGCCACCGACGCGATCAGCTGCTCGATGCCGGCGGCACTCGCGCCCGCCGACGTCGAGCAGATCACTGAAGCGATCATCAAACACACCCGAAAGCTGGCTGCCACCCTCCGCAGGGAGGGCATCCGCTAG
- a CDS encoding carbohydrate ABC transporter permease, translating to MRFDSALGLESRRGPLATTGKILIYGLMVVVFTGPLVGLLMSAFNKTLDPTSFSLWPDEFTLENFIQAKDKNVYLYLLNSFIVVGFGLLLQMLVSVFAAYSLARKKFRGMTFVMLLMLTTMMLPEEIIAIPLSLVLADLPVLHLNLIGTYAGMILPVGAWGFSILVMTEFMKEVPVELEEAARIDGAGELRIFATIIVPLCRPALGVIGVFGFTMIWDQYLLPLIVAPESDMWTLPIALRSLRSDEEVGIGVLLAASLLALLPSIIAFLAFQRQFMRGLTSGAVKG from the coding sequence ATGAGGTTCGACAGTGCCCTGGGCCTGGAGTCACGGCGCGGCCCGCTGGCGACCACCGGAAAAATCCTGATTTATGGCCTCATGGTGGTCGTCTTCACCGGCCCCCTGGTCGGCCTCCTCATGAGCGCCTTCAACAAGACCCTGGACCCGACCTCGTTCTCGTTGTGGCCGGACGAGTTCACCCTGGAGAACTTCATCCAGGCCAAGGACAAGAACGTCTACCTCTACCTGCTCAACTCCTTCATCGTCGTGGGCTTCGGCCTCCTGCTGCAGATGCTGGTGAGCGTCTTCGCGGCGTACTCGCTGGCCCGCAAGAAGTTCCGCGGCATGACGTTCGTGATGCTGCTCATGCTCACCACGATGATGCTCCCCGAGGAGATCATCGCGATCCCCCTCTCCCTCGTCCTCGCCGACCTGCCGGTGCTGCACCTCAACCTCATCGGCACGTACGCCGGCATGATCCTCCCGGTCGGGGCCTGGGGCTTCTCGATCCTCGTCATGACGGAGTTCATGAAGGAGGTGCCGGTCGAGCTGGAGGAGGCGGCCCGCATCGACGGCGCCGGCGAGCTGCGCATCTTCGCCACGATCATCGTCCCCCTGTGCCGCCCGGCGCTCGGCGTGATCGGCGTCTTCGGCTTCACCATGATCTGGGACCAGTACCTGCTCCCCTTGATCGTCGCCCCGGAGTCGGACATGTGGACGCTGCCCATCGCGCTACGCTCGCTCCGGTCGGACGAGGAGGTCGGCATCGGCGTGCTGCTGGCGGCCTCGCTGCTGGCGCTGCTGCCGTCGATCATCGCGTTCCTGGCGTTCCAGCGGCAGTTCATGCGTGGTCTGACAAGCGGCGCGGTCAAGGGTTAG
- a CDS encoding 5-dehydro-4-deoxyglucarate dehydratase: protein MRLDGVLFFPVTPFDPDGALAEPILARHVAQGVAAGAGGVFTACGTGEFNALGPDEYTRVVSTAVKATAGRVPVFAGAGGPLPTARSLARAAAAEGADGLLLMPPYLVTGPATGLARYVREVAQAVDLPVIVYQRGTARFTPEAVAELAAQVPNVIGFKDGLGDFDLLQRIILTVRATTDKNFTFFNGLPTAELTVPAYRGLGVNLYSSAVFAFSPEISLAFYKAVTGGDEVLTQRLLTEFYLPLVRLRDLVPGYAVSLVKAAVRMRGLDVGGVRAPLVDPSPEHLRTLERLVNTGLEIAGT from the coding sequence ATGCGGCTAGACGGCGTTCTCTTCTTCCCGGTCACCCCCTTCGACCCCGATGGCGCTCTCGCCGAACCCATCCTCGCCCGCCACGTCGCGCAAGGGGTCGCAGCCGGGGCGGGAGGAGTGTTCACCGCGTGCGGCACCGGTGAGTTCAACGCCCTCGGCCCCGACGAGTACACCCGGGTGGTGTCGACCGCGGTCAAGGCCACCGCCGGTCGGGTCCCCGTCTTCGCCGGCGCAGGCGGACCCCTGCCGACCGCCAGATCCCTCGCCCGCGCCGCTGCCGCCGAAGGCGCCGACGGCCTGCTCCTGATGCCCCCCTACCTGGTCACCGGCCCCGCCACCGGCCTGGCCCGCTACGTCCGCGAGGTCGCGCAGGCCGTCGACCTGCCCGTCATCGTCTACCAGCGCGGCACCGCCCGCTTCACCCCCGAGGCCGTGGCCGAACTGGCCGCGCAGGTGCCGAACGTCATCGGCTTCAAGGACGGTCTGGGCGACTTCGACCTCCTGCAACGCATCATCCTCACCGTACGCGCGACCACCGACAAGAACTTCACCTTCTTCAACGGCCTCCCCACGGCCGAACTGACCGTCCCCGCCTACCGCGGCCTCGGCGTGAACCTGTACTCCAGCGCCGTCTTCGCCTTCTCCCCCGAGATCTCCCTCGCCTTCTACAAGGCGGTCACCGGCGGCGACGAGGTCCTGACCCAGCGTCTGCTCACCGAGTTCTACCTGCCTCTGGTACGGCTGCGCGACCTCGTTCCCGGTTACGCGGTCTCACTGGTGAAGGCGGCCGTACGCATGCGTGGACTGGATGTGGGCGGCGTCCGGGCACCGTTGGTCGACCCAAGCCCCGAGCACCTGCGAACGCTGGAACGTCTCGTCAACACCGGCCTGGAAATCGCCGGCACCTGA
- a CDS encoding NAD-dependent epimerase/dehydratase family protein produces MRILMTGASGKVGTLLRPRLAQEGRTLRLSDIHPVDPGPGEEWVTADLADPDAMAEAMKGVDAVLHLGGQSREHPWADIVHANINGTQVLMEAAYKEGVRHLVLMGSHHAAGFQSRPEGGADLPDYAFPRPDTFYGVSKVVMEALGSLYHDRFGMNVTVIRLGTCNEAPADTRGLATWISADDLARLVEAGLAATGYHVVWGVSDSPRRWWSLEEAKSIGYVSRDSSEPFAAALIEEQGEPDLSEPLHDRAGGIFTLNELGGKW; encoded by the coding sequence ATGCGCATTCTCATGACAGGGGCCTCTGGAAAGGTCGGGACGCTGCTTCGCCCGCGTCTCGCACAGGAGGGCCGTACGCTGCGGCTCTCCGACATTCATCCGGTCGACCCCGGGCCCGGTGAGGAGTGGGTGACGGCCGACCTGGCCGATCCCGACGCCATGGCCGAGGCGATGAAGGGCGTGGACGCCGTGCTGCACCTGGGCGGCCAGAGCCGGGAGCATCCCTGGGCCGACATCGTGCACGCCAACATCAACGGCACCCAGGTGCTGATGGAGGCGGCGTACAAGGAGGGGGTCCGGCACCTCGTGCTCATGGGCAGCCACCACGCGGCCGGCTTCCAGAGCAGGCCGGAGGGCGGCGCGGACCTGCCCGACTACGCCTTCCCGCGCCCCGACACGTTCTACGGGGTCAGCAAGGTCGTCATGGAGGCGCTCGGCAGCCTCTACCACGACCGGTTCGGCATGAACGTCACCGTGATCAGGCTCGGCACCTGCAACGAGGCCCCGGCCGACACGCGCGGGCTGGCCACGTGGATCTCCGCCGACGACCTGGCCCGCCTGGTCGAGGCGGGGCTCGCGGCGACCGGCTACCACGTCGTCTGGGGCGTCTCCGACAGCCCGCGCCGCTGGTGGTCGCTGGAGGAGGCCAAGTCCATCGGGTACGTCTCGCGCGACTCCTCCGAGCCCTTCGCCGCCGCGCTCATCGAGGAGCAGGGGGAGCCCGACCTGTCGGAGCCGCTGCACGACCGCGCGGGCGGCATCTTCACGCTGAACGAGCTCGGCGGAAAATGGTGA
- a CDS encoding LacI family DNA-binding transcriptional regulator produces the protein MAATIKDVARACGVHVSTVSRTFSAPHLVNPATRSRVLAAADDLGYRPNRAARALTTGRTFNMGLIVADISNPFFPPLIKAAQAQARGRDYHVFVADTDEDPRVEEELIRTLTKQVDGVLLCSPRLSNKMIERLAEDVPFVVVNRRIKGMPAVLMNVAQGARLALDHLAGLGHRRIALVSGPIGSWTSNEMQGVAAEAAGLDLVFFGPNQPTEAGGLAVAPEVAACGATAVLAYNDLVALGLIEGLSAMEIGVPDQISVIGFDDILPGRLNRPKLTTVAMPAVQAGRMAVDLLLQSGGEGATVTLDTALIVRESTGRAQT, from the coding sequence ATGGCGGCGACGATCAAGGACGTGGCACGCGCCTGCGGCGTTCATGTGTCCACCGTGTCCCGCACCTTCTCCGCACCGCACCTGGTCAATCCTGCCACCAGGAGCCGCGTGCTCGCCGCGGCCGACGACCTCGGCTACCGGCCCAACCGCGCGGCCAGGGCGCTGACCACCGGGCGCACGTTCAACATGGGCCTGATCGTGGCCGACATCTCCAACCCCTTCTTCCCGCCCCTCATCAAGGCCGCGCAGGCGCAGGCCAGGGGGCGGGACTACCACGTGTTCGTGGCCGACACCGACGAGGACCCGCGGGTGGAGGAAGAGCTCATCAGGACGCTCACCAAGCAGGTGGACGGCGTCCTGCTGTGCAGCCCGCGTCTGTCGAACAAGATGATCGAGCGCCTGGCGGAGGACGTGCCGTTCGTGGTGGTCAACCGGCGTATCAAGGGCATGCCCGCCGTGCTCATGAACGTCGCCCAGGGCGCCAGGCTCGCCCTCGACCACCTGGCGGGGCTCGGCCACCGCAGGATCGCGCTCGTGTCCGGGCCGATCGGCTCGTGGACCAGCAACGAGATGCAGGGCGTGGCCGCCGAGGCGGCCGGCCTCGACCTGGTCTTCTTCGGGCCGAACCAGCCCACGGAGGCCGGCGGCCTGGCGGTGGCCCCCGAGGTGGCCGCGTGCGGCGCGACCGCGGTGCTCGCCTACAACGACCTCGTCGCACTCGGCCTCATCGAGGGGCTGTCGGCGATGGAGATAGGGGTACCAGACCAGATAAGTGTGATCGGGTTCGACGACATCCTGCCCGGGCGCCTCAACCGGCCCAAGCTGACCACGGTGGCCATGCCGGCCGTGCAGGCGGGCAGGATGGCCGTCGATCTGCTGCTGCAGTCGGGAGGCGAGGGCGCGACCGTGACCCTCGACACCGCCCTCATTGTCCGCGAGTCCACGGGAAGGGCACAGACATGA
- a CDS encoding carbohydrate ABC transporter permease, translating to MTSTLVPAPRRTATPGHPPKSVRWRGPLIAWLFLAPALLLFLYFKFIPMFVGLWKSLFKVQTFLGDEWVGFQNYQTIISDSEFGAAIWHSIVLALGTTIGSIVLGLGLALLIEGPARYLWFVRTAAFLPVVTTMAAVAEVWRIMFHPADSGMLNIVIGWAGVDPQPWLASENSSLWSIMLMSIWRGTPYDMMIFLAGLVGVDRTLYEAAAVDGASTWRRLRHITLPALRPVFWILFTLAAIRGLRVFVEVYVLTNGGPNGSSEVLMTLIYKLGFQKNELGVASAGGIVLFLATLVLTVVVQALRKRQAS from the coding sequence ATGACCTCCACCCTCGTCCCGGCGCCCCGCCGGACGGCGACCCCCGGCCACCCGCCGAAATCGGTGCGGTGGCGGGGGCCGCTGATCGCCTGGCTGTTCCTGGCGCCCGCGCTGCTGCTCTTCCTGTACTTCAAGTTCATCCCGATGTTCGTGGGGCTGTGGAAGAGCCTGTTCAAGGTCCAGACGTTCCTCGGTGACGAGTGGGTCGGGTTCCAGAACTACCAGACGATCATCTCCGACTCCGAGTTCGGCGCCGCCATCTGGCACAGCATCGTGCTGGCCCTGGGCACCACCATCGGCTCCATCGTGCTCGGGCTCGGGCTGGCCCTGCTCATCGAGGGCCCCGCCCGGTACCTGTGGTTCGTCAGGACGGCGGCCTTCCTGCCGGTCGTCACCACGATGGCGGCCGTGGCCGAGGTGTGGCGCATCATGTTCCACCCTGCCGACAGCGGGATGCTCAACATCGTCATCGGCTGGGCGGGGGTGGATCCGCAGCCCTGGCTGGCCAGCGAGAACTCGTCGCTGTGGTCGATCATGCTGATGAGCATCTGGCGCGGGACCCCGTACGACATGATGATCTTCCTCGCCGGTTTGGTCGGCGTGGATCGCACCCTGTACGAGGCCGCCGCCGTGGACGGGGCCTCGACCTGGCGGCGGCTGCGGCACATCACGCTGCCGGCGCTGCGGCCCGTGTTCTGGATCCTGTTCACGCTGGCCGCCATCCGCGGACTGCGGGTGTTCGTCGAGGTGTACGTGCTCACCAACGGAGGGCCCAACGGGTCGTCCGAGGTGTTGATGACGTTGATCTACAAGCTGGGGTTCCAGAAGAACGAGCTGGGGGTGGCTTCGGCGGGTGGCATCGTGTTGTTCCTGGCCACGCTGGTGCTGACGGTGGTCGTGCAGGCACTGCGGAAGAGGCAGGCATCATGA
- a CDS encoding SpoIIE family protein phosphatase encodes MDTTRVSSTAFDGTPHAPAHARKFVRQVLGEWRLSHLAEDAVLLTSELVTNAVVHAGTGVELTCRLDVDASPPKLEIEVDDHHPTRALPSGDSAPADGTLPTSGRGLALAGMLADAWGVTYTRTAKRVWVRMELGEGCDMQDHVSCPPCLVPGPIAPPLETLHVGVVICDLDGVVESWNPEAEQLLGWRAEQAIGRSLKELVAWRGHGPYALSLTDTLSLGRWRGEARMRHRDGSLVPVYVSQLRARGHAGERRAIWMIVSSEHRFVLTPPSAPLRREAGRRIKDLLDRDMPLTELLATIAQIVQVSSGGDAAYVLLATEGGSRFGVAAGVGATAGLVGVLATGVFGADRKSPTMIEDLLAGDVELAQQLRARSLACAPLLVAGEVVGFLVVTDAQPSRFDQELTVSLQHIAGQVAVTVQRERLAEQDRAHRGRLSFLAEAGELLAGVHDEELIAALTAQLVVPKIATWAAVYLTDLAGMTRLAHVWHSEERHNADLRKSLPAIPRTALTEVSWPVGQENVLAFPLLTQGRSHGALVIGRAEPTLPLELADLLADLCRLVALNLHTAMLYARQATTSRVLQRSLLPMRVAPMPGLESAVVYEPAEEGADVGGDFYDLFTVADHWCFALGDVCGSGPEAAAVTGLARHAVRLLAKEHYTVADIFDRLNHALLDEGEEGRFLSLLCGELTPLPQGGALCTIASAGHPPPLLLRPDGEVRAVATPQLLLGIESGARFYVESFELAPEEVLLCVTDGVTERRDGDRLLDDGDGLAQLLSTCTGLSAHAVAERVRHAVETFAAEPSQDDVALLVIKANAGLRTVR; translated from the coding sequence GTGGACACGACCAGGGTGTCGAGCACGGCCTTCGACGGCACTCCCCATGCACCGGCGCACGCCCGCAAGTTCGTCAGGCAGGTGCTCGGCGAATGGCGCCTGAGCCATCTCGCCGAGGACGCCGTGCTGCTGACCAGCGAACTCGTCACGAACGCCGTGGTGCACGCGGGCACCGGCGTCGAGCTGACCTGCCGCCTGGACGTGGACGCCAGCCCGCCGAAACTGGAGATCGAGGTCGACGACCACCATCCCACGCGCGCCCTGCCGTCCGGCGACTCCGCGCCCGCCGACGGCACGCTGCCCACCTCGGGCCGCGGGCTGGCGCTGGCCGGGATGCTGGCCGACGCCTGGGGCGTCACCTACACCAGGACCGCCAAGCGCGTCTGGGTGCGCATGGAGCTCGGCGAGGGCTGCGACATGCAGGACCACGTGTCCTGCCCGCCCTGCCTCGTCCCCGGGCCCATCGCGCCGCCCCTGGAGACGCTGCACGTGGGCGTGGTGATCTGCGACCTCGACGGGGTCGTGGAGTCGTGGAACCCCGAGGCCGAGCAGCTCCTCGGCTGGCGGGCCGAGCAGGCCATCGGCAGGTCGCTGAAGGAACTGGTGGCCTGGCGTGGCCACGGCCCGTACGCGCTGTCGCTGACCGACACGCTCAGCCTGGGCCGCTGGCGGGGCGAGGCCCGCATGCGGCACCGCGACGGCTCGCTCGTTCCCGTCTACGTCTCCCAGCTGCGGGCCCGCGGGCACGCGGGCGAGCGCCGGGCGATCTGGATGATCGTCTCCAGCGAGCACCGGTTCGTGCTGACGCCCCCGTCGGCGCCGCTGCGCAGGGAGGCGGGCCGGCGCATCAAGGACCTGCTCGACCGGGACATGCCGCTCACCGAGCTGCTGGCCACGATCGCGCAGATCGTCCAGGTGTCCAGCGGCGGCGACGCCGCGTACGTGCTGCTGGCCACGGAGGGCGGCAGCCGGTTCGGCGTGGCGGCGGGCGTGGGCGCGACGGCCGGGCTGGTGGGCGTGCTGGCCACCGGCGTGTTCGGCGCCGACAGGAAGTCCCCGACGATGATCGAGGACCTGCTGGCCGGCGATGTGGAGCTGGCCCAGCAGCTACGGGCCAGGTCCCTGGCGTGCGCGCCGCTGCTCGTGGCGGGCGAGGTGGTGGGCTTCCTCGTGGTCACCGACGCCCAGCCGAGCCGGTTCGACCAGGAGCTGACGGTCAGCCTGCAGCACATCGCCGGCCAGGTGGCGGTGACCGTGCAGCGCGAGCGGCTGGCCGAGCAGGACCGGGCGCACCGGGGGCGGCTGTCGTTCCTGGCCGAGGCGGGCGAGCTGCTGGCGGGCGTGCACGACGAGGAGCTGATCGCGGCGCTGACCGCGCAGCTCGTGGTGCCCAAGATCGCCACGTGGGCCGCCGTCTACCTGACCGATCTGGCCGGGATGACGAGGCTCGCCCACGTCTGGCACAGCGAGGAGCGCCACAACGCCGACCTGCGCAAGTCGCTGCCCGCCATCCCCCGCACGGCGCTGACCGAGGTGAGCTGGCCGGTCGGCCAGGAGAACGTGCTGGCCTTCCCGCTGCTCACGCAGGGCAGGTCGCACGGCGCGCTGGTGATCGGCAGGGCCGAGCCGACGCTGCCGCTGGAGCTGGCCGACCTGCTGGCCGACCTGTGCCGCCTGGTGGCGCTCAACCTGCACACGGCCATGCTCTACGCCCGGCAGGCCACCACCTCGCGGGTGCTCCAGCGCAGCCTGCTGCCCATGCGGGTGGCCCCCATGCCGGGCCTGGAGTCGGCGGTGGTCTACGAGCCCGCCGAGGAGGGCGCGGACGTCGGCGGCGACTTCTACGACCTGTTCACGGTGGCCGACCACTGGTGCTTCGCGCTGGGCGACGTGTGCGGCAGCGGCCCCGAGGCGGCGGCCGTCACCGGGCTGGCCAGGCACGCCGTACGCCTGCTGGCCAAGGAGCACTACACCGTGGCCGACATCTTCGACCGGCTCAACCACGCGCTGCTGGACGAGGGCGAGGAGGGCAGGTTCCTCAGCCTGCTGTGCGGCGAGCTGACGCCGCTCCCGCAGGGCGGCGCGCTGTGCACGATCGCCTCGGCCGGCCATCCGCCGCCCCTGCTGCTGCGGCCCGACGGCGAGGTGCGGGCCGTGGCCACGCCGCAGTTGCTGCTCGGCATCGAGTCCGGCGCCAGGTTCTACGTGGAGTCGTTCGAGCTGGCGCCGGAGGAGGTGCTGCTGTGCGTCACCGACGGCGTGACCGAGCGCCGCGACGGCGACCGGCTGCTGGACGACGGCGACGGGCTGGCGCAGCTCCTGTCCACCTGTACGGGGCTCAGCGCCCACGCGGTGGCCGAGCGGGTACGGCACGCCGTCGAGACGTTCGCCGCCGAGCCGTCGCAGGACGACGTGGCCCTGCTGGTGATCAAGGCCAACGCCGGGCTGCGGACGGTCAGATGA
- a CDS encoding ABC transporter substrate-binding protein, translating to MSRRLLGVAIMTTLAVGLTGCGSGGSSSSDNTLEIWIRQAPDSDSAKTAKKLADAFTKASGVPTKVVALFDDFETKLNQQAAQKDLPDIVINDTAQLGNMVSQGWLAPVDKAALKGGDQLAETAWKAATGADGKIYAAPFSAQSFALIVRKDWREKVGMEPPATWEDLTKLAVAFTEKDPDGNGQKDTAGFVAPAGTKRGYASWYASSLIYANGGDFITSAGGGKYAASVNDPKTVEAVQYLQDQFCKTKTVNPGAVSNDTTVTHEVFEKGQGGIYLVGPYVLARFVNSIGTDKIEVLPVPKGPSGGPGTLGEGENVYLMAGSQNQDAQKKFAEFAISPEGQKIGMNKDANGAIVRLPVNSTVDMSAERQDPRWKVFQESYAHAVYAPPVPNWAPIRQTSADTINAVWADCTADVKTAMDELNTKLTQELQSQKAS from the coding sequence ATGTCACGTCGTCTGCTGGGAGTCGCGATCATGACGACTCTGGCCGTTGGACTGACAGGCTGCGGTTCCGGTGGTTCCTCAAGTTCGGACAACACTCTGGAGATCTGGATCAGGCAGGCGCCTGATTCCGACTCCGCCAAGACCGCCAAGAAGCTCGCTGACGCCTTTACCAAGGCCAGCGGGGTACCGACCAAAGTCGTCGCGCTCTTCGACGACTTCGAGACCAAACTGAACCAGCAGGCGGCGCAGAAAGACCTGCCGGACATCGTCATCAACGACACCGCCCAGCTCGGCAACATGGTGTCGCAGGGCTGGCTGGCGCCCGTCGACAAGGCCGCGCTCAAGGGCGGCGACCAGCTCGCCGAGACGGCCTGGAAGGCCGCCACGGGCGCCGACGGCAAGATCTACGCGGCCCCGTTCTCCGCCCAGTCGTTCGCGCTGATCGTGCGCAAGGACTGGCGCGAGAAGGTCGGCATGGAACCGCCCGCGACCTGGGAGGACCTGACCAAGCTGGCCGTCGCCTTCACGGAGAAGGACCCCGACGGCAACGGCCAGAAGGACACCGCCGGCTTCGTCGCCCCCGCCGGCACCAAGCGCGGCTACGCCTCCTGGTACGCCTCCTCCCTCATCTACGCCAACGGCGGCGACTTCATCACCTCCGCCGGCGGCGGCAAGTACGCCGCCTCCGTCAACGACCCCAAGACCGTCGAGGCCGTGCAGTACCTTCAGGACCAGTTCTGCAAGACCAAGACCGTCAACCCCGGCGCCGTCAGCAACGACACCACCGTCACGCACGAGGTGTTCGAGAAGGGGCAGGGCGGCATCTATCTGGTGGGCCCGTACGTGCTGGCCAGGTTCGTCAACAGCATCGGCACCGACAAGATCGAGGTCCTGCCCGTGCCCAAGGGCCCGTCCGGCGGCCCCGGCACCCTCGGCGAGGGCGAGAACGTCTACCTCATGGCCGGGTCGCAGAACCAGGACGCGCAGAAGAAGTTCGCCGAGTTCGCGATCTCGCCGGAAGGTCAGAAGATCGGCATGAACAAGGACGCCAACGGCGCCATCGTCCGCCTGCCCGTGAACTCCACGGTGGACATGTCCGCCGAGCGCCAGGACCCGCGCTGGAAGGTGTTCCAGGAGTCGTACGCGCACGCCGTCTACGCCCCGCCGGTGCCCAACTGGGCGCCGATCCGGCAGACCTCCGCCGACACCATCAACGCCGTGTGGGCCGACTGCACCGCCGACGTCAAGACGGCGATGGATGAGCTCAACACCAAGCTCACCCAGGAACTGCAGAGCCAGAAAGCGTCATGA